The stretch of DNA CTATAAGAACAAAGCAGGACATCAGAATAGGACTGACATCTTACCAAGATGTAAAAAAGGAATTATCTAGAACAAATACTCTTGTGATTGAATTTAGTGAGAGATCATCAGATATATTATCATATCTCAACTCACTCAAAAAGAGAACATCGGGAGACATTCAGGGATTTCTGAGTGAGATAAAGTCATTTCCACAGGTTGTTGGAGAGTTGAAAAAGATAGGTTCTCTGATTTCCGATATGTCAAGGTTTTTGTCTGTTATAGAGCAGAATGTATCTTACATGTCAGGGGTGTCCAGGGATGTTGTAATGTCAAATTTTGTGAAGGTGGAGAAGTATGCAAAGGATATGGAGATGATATTCATAAACTTTCAGTTGGAGATGGCAAAGGTAGGATATCCGGAAGAGTTTAGGTTTATATCGTTAGGTCTTAGTAAACTTTTGAATAGGATGTCCGAGATAGCAAGGGATGTGAGGAATGTTTCACACGAGTTTGAAACCAGAATCAAGGAGCTGTACGATAATATTAAGACGGTTTTTGTGATGTATGATGCGGAGGGGTTGGTTATCTCAGGGTTGAACGAGAAAACAGATGTAGTATGGAACCACTTGAAGAATTTTAGCGAACAGACTGAGAAATTTAGTGAAGACCTTGAGGGGGTTAAGTTGCTTGACAAACCTCTAGTTCAGAGATTGGTTGATGGAAGCAATAGTTTGAATGTAACTTTGAACAAGATATCCTTGGACAGAAAGCGGGTAGAAGAAGTACTAGATGTTTGTAAAAGTGAGACCATTGAAGTTCAAAAGATACTAGCATCTAACATAGAAACTGTCAAAACTATTAAAAAACTTATACAATCCGCAAAAGTCTATGAAAAATGAAAACCAAAAATTTGCTATTAATAGTTCATTATTGAAGATTTTTCATTCACCATTTTCTAGATATATCTGGTGGATAGCATCCGCAGTATTACTCTCTTTCTCATTTCCAAACATAGGAATACCTTTTCTAGGCTTTTTTGCTTTAGTCCCCGCTATATACCGAAGCTATAAGGATGGATATATATCTGTAATTTTAGGTTCATTTATCTTCTCATTGATATTTTGGGTTTGGACAACAGATTGGTTCTCATCGTTTCATCCATTAGCACCACTCGGTATTCTAATACCATTATACCTATACACGATGATACCATTTGTTTTGTTTTCTGCAGTCTCAAAAGGAAGAAGTGAAAACATTATTCTTGCCTTTCCGTTCCTATGGTCCTCTATGGAATTACTGAAGGGTAATGGCTTTTGGTCCTTACCTTTGATTTACCTATCTCACTCACAATACCACTTCTCATTCACAGACAACTACATCTTCTACACTCTGAATGGTGCAATACCGTCACTAGCGAGACTATTCGGAGTCTTCGGTGTCAGTTTTTTCGTCGCTCTAATAAATTCACTCATCTTGATAGTAATCCTAAAGTTCAAAAACTACAAAGATACCGAGTATCTCAAAGGAACACCATACTTAGGGTTATACACTACTCTACTTCCTCTCTTTGTATTCTTCCTAACTGAAACCATTGTAGAATTTTCCTTCACTTATACTACCCTAGTCGTATTAATCCTAATATTCCTTTCAACACCTGTGGTGTTGCGAGAGACTAGAGAAAAACTACTTCTATCACTCAAAACTTACTATCCAATCACTCTGACAGTAGCGATAATTATCCTAGGGGGCATAATTGCAATTGATAGCAAGCAAAAATACGATAGTGCTAAAGGTGAGATCATAAAGTTTGGACTTCTACAACCTAACTTCTCACCGTGGGACAAACTACTAGCAAGAGACTTTGAGAAACTTGACGAGGTTATCAAACTCTA from Spirochaetota bacterium encodes:
- the lnt gene encoding apolipoprotein N-acyltransferase, which translates into the protein MKIFHSPFSRYIWWIASAVLLSFSFPNIGIPFLGFFALVPAIYRSYKDGYISVILGSFIFSLIFWVWTTDWFSSFHPLAPLGILIPLYLYTMIPFVLFSAVSKGRSENIILAFPFLWSSMELLKGNGFWSLPLIYLSHSQYHFSFTDNYIFYTLNGAIPSLARLFGVFGVSFFVALINSLILIVILKFKNYKDTEYLKGTPYLGLYTTLLPLFVFFLTETIVEFSFTYTTLVVLILIFLSTPVVLRETREKLLLSLKTYYPITLTVAIIILGGIIAIDSKQKYDSAKGEIIKFGLLQPNFSPWDKLLARDFEKLDEVIKLYKDAGQYADIVVGCESILRDPVNYYYRFGDAFGVRAMNIGKEVKKPIILTYPHRESFLTNSFILRDGRIVQIVSEYHEYYNSALFFDRFGNVITRYDKVHTVPFGEWTPFSEYIPPLRQAINAIVGGDLTPGREFKVVSVEVKPSIVINLAGIICFEDLYPYITKRLSLMGSDVIVNMTNDGWANSVKSQWQHLVGAIYRAIETGLPLLRATNTGRSAVILPYGLVISNLEDFTKGYIVEGVKIAKIKTFYTILGDQLFTAFLLLGSAFIILSSILRTTRS